One stretch of Podospora pseudoanserina strain CBS 124.78 chromosome 4, whole genome shotgun sequence DNA includes these proteins:
- a CDS encoding hypothetical protein (EggNog:ENOG503PR1Z) has protein sequence MATMNPTAVWGTDPERGQAPMMGVHGLSTRCPTTAPNVNLYFSTLATVGAGTDEWGLAPAACQIPSFSGPHPHTAPFGFHYVPDDPGGCFTTTPPLPAFQSPGITSHPSCPTTTSSSTTGEFGNNSSGNGYFAHHNPVAPVTWTAETDKVTTSISERERSLFSFQHQLQPGDTTIRTTDASSFSSASTHSPLHSPTFTASPGVRNVSWSASSCASSPPPPCEKSGDDYFASTATIVPMDAGNVSSITTQQIPLKPSSRVIAASPLTAPSQTQTLEEYESSRRLWHNQIGKKYRTKLNEQFENLQLVLRLYDEDGEDTDTEGPNINVKGRSINKAKLLDMARQKLEELMNERKAWRQEKRALMENLRMSEE, from the exons atggCGACCATGAACCCGACGGCTGTTTGGGGTACTGATCCCGAGAGGGGCCAGGCCCCGATGATGGGGGTGCACGGGCTCTCAACCAGATGCCCAACT ACGGCGCCCAACGTCAACTTGTACTTTTCCACTCTTGCCACGGTGGGAGCCGGCACTGATGAATGGGGTCTCGCACCAGCTGCATGCCAGATTCCCAGTTTTTCGGGCCCGCATCCGCACACAGCACCCTTTGGTTTCCATTATGTCCCTGACGATCCTGGAGGCTGCttcaccacaacaccaccgctccCCGCCTTCCAATCGCCTGGTATCACCAGCCACCCCTCttgtcccaccaccacctcgtcctccaccaccggagAGTTTGGAAACAACTCGTCCGGAAATGGCTATTTTGCCCATCACAACCCTGTCGCCCCTGTCACGTGGACGGCAGAAACCGACAAAGTCACCACCAGCATAAGCGAGCGCGAGCGCAGCCTCTTCTCTTTCCAGCACCAGCTGCAGCCAGGTGACACCACCATTCGCACCACCGACGCCTCGTCTTTCTCGTCGGCTTCAACCCACAGCCCGTTGCACTCACCGACTTTTACCGCGAGTCCCGGAGTAAGAAATGTCTCATGGTCCGCTTCATCGTGTGCTtcgtcgccaccaccaccctgtgAAAAGAGCGGTGATGATTATTTTGCCTCTACCGCCACCATCGTCCCCATGGATGCCGGCAATGTCTCCTCGATTACCACCCAGCAAATCCCTCTCAAACCCAGCAGCCGCGTGATTGCAGCTTCCCCGCTGACAGCGCCGAGCCAGACGCAGACGTTGGAGGAATACGAAAGCAGTCGACGGTTGTGGCACAACCAGATTGGCAAGAAGTACCGGACTAAGCTGAACGAGCAGTTTGAGAACCTGCAGCTTGTTTTGCGGCTgtatgatgaggatggggaggacaCCGACACCGAGGGTCCGAACATCAATGTCAAGGGGCGGTCTATCAACAAGGCTAAATTGTTGGACATGGCGAGGCagaagttggaggagttgatgaATGAGAGGAAGGCTTGGaggcaggagaagagggcgttGATGGAGAACTTGAGGATGAGTGAGGAGTAA
- the STP22 gene encoding Suppressor protein stp22 of temperature-sensitive alpha-factor receptor and arginine permease (EggNog:ENOG503NVDU; COG:U) has translation MAVQQHVLNWLYSVLTSEYRDVNRAYSDVAQALAQYPSLSPRTDVHTFPNGSSALLVRLTGTIPVLFRGTTYRFPISLWVPHAYPQEAPLVYVTPTENMMVRPGQHVDPQGQVYHPYLAGWAGFWDKSSILDFLAILRDVFAKEPPVVARQPGGPPPPPAQQLQSASPPPVPPLPPDLASRPSSQAQHHSPENAPRPPPPPPKPGMQVDPRQPPVQGSPRAGPPVPPLPPKPGRPISQYAGEDPRLHHEQQARPGRSRYDTAPPLPPQAPQSPPVPPRPFHPPVQQQQQPPPPPGPQYQRSPPPPSNYSPGPPQPPYLPNDTRRSLPPQQQFTPLHQQQWQQPQAQPPIQQPPPPQPNPPVPDIMDSEDLTLSIPPTTTSAPPIPPNPEKDALLRQLASTLFTLRQQARDQNNSSLAGLQSQRQAMAAASQRMQAESAQLTQLSNLLTSNTSILQDSLRKADAVIESSSRLPEPNIDELLVAPTVVGNQLYDLVAEERALADAIFVLGRAVERGRIAPQTFARLTRSLAREWYLKKALVKKIGVGMGLSTGVGY, from the exons ATGGCAGTCCAGCAGCATGTCCTGAACTGGCTGTACAGTGTCTTGACAAGT GAATATCGAGATGTCAACCGTGCCTACAGCGATGTTGCCCAGGCCCTCGCGCaatacccctccctctccccgaGGACCGATGTCCACA CCTTCCCCAACGGTTCATCAGCTCTCCTCGTTCGCCTGACCGGCACCATCCCCGTCCTGTTTCGCGGCACAACATATCGATTCCCGATATCACTATGGGTTCCCCATGCCTACCCGCAGGAAGCGCCCCTGGTCTACGTGACCCCGACCGAGAACATGATGGTGCGCCCCGGCCAGCATGTTGATCCGCAGGGACAGGTCTACCATCCATATCTCGCGGGCTGGGCTGGGTTTTGGGAC AAGTCTAGCATTCTCGACTTTCTCGCCATTCTGCGAGATGTCTTTGCCAAAGAGCCGCCAGTAGTGGCTCGACAGCCAGGGGgaccgccgcctccaccagctcaGCAATTGCAatcggcatcaccacctcctgttcctcccctcccgcctgATCTCGCCTCCAGGCCATCAAGTCAggctcaacaccacagccCGGAAAATGcgccgagaccaccaccccctccaccaaaacccGGCATGCAAGTCGACCCACGACAACCTCCTGTCCAAGGGTCACCTCGAGCCGGTCCCCCAGTACCTCCACTaccaccaaagccaggaCGTCCTATAAGCCAGTATGCCGGTGAAGATCCAAGACTGCACCATGAACAACAAGCGCGACCGGGTCGATCACGATACGACACAGCACCCCCATTACCACCCCAAGCGCCCCAGTCTCCTCCGGTACCACCACGTCCCTTCCACCCTCCagtccagcaacaacaacaaccaccaccaccaccaggcccCCAATACCAAcgttctccccctccaccaagcaACTACTCCCCGGgaccacctcaacccccttaCCTCCCCAACGACACTCGCcgctccctccctccacaacaacaattcacccccctccaccaacaacaatggcaacaaccccaagctcaacctcccatccaacaacccccaccaccccaacccaacccccccgtcCCAGACATCATGGACTCGGAAGACCTAACTCTTTCCAttccacccaccacaacctcggcgccacccatccccccaaaccctGAAAAAGACGcgctcctccgccagctcgcTTCAACACTGTTTACACTACGGCAGCAGGCCCGCGACCAGAACAACTCCTCCCTTGCAGGTCTGCAATCGCAGCGGCAAGCCATGGCGGCAGCAAGCCAAAGAATGCAAGCTGAGTCGGCGCAACTGACTCAGCTTTCGAACCTCCTGACGTCCAACACATCCATCTTACAGGACTCGCTCAGAAAGGCAGACGCAGTGATTGAGAGCTCGTCTCGTCTTCCAGAGCCGAATATTGACGAGCTTTTGGTGGCTCCGACAGTGGTGGGGAACCAGCTTTACGATCTTGTCGCCGAAGAGAGGGCGTTGGCGGATGCGATTTTTGTGCttgggagggcggtggagcgGGGACGGATCGCGCCGCAGACGTTTgcgaggttgacgaggagTTTGGCGCGGGAGTGGTATCTCAAGAAGGcgctggtgaagaagattggggttgggatggggttgagtACCGGTGTTGGGTACTGA
- a CDS encoding hypothetical protein (EggNog:ENOG503P00U; COG:S), which produces MKVLYGLFSLPAVYGQGFSTTMLRFGCSEVVLDRIDPLVEPGGIPSAHVHQVVGGNAFNVTMPYSDISKLATCTTCSFDQDLSNYWTANVYFKARNGTYKRVPQMVNDSFYKAGITVYYTAPGPKTVTAFKPGFRMFTGDAARRTSTGLGRKMQSCYRCYTGPNFQGNTMSPCMDPKLDTESFPTTPCPGGIRSSVIFPICWDGKNLDTPNHMDHVAHPTSGPATFAVVDAACPASHPVKIPQVHYEASGCCRGFDIVWDTRAFNNRAEWPADGSQPFVLSQGDPTGYGQHGDYVFGWKDDTLQHAMDNRCFAATCRGLTTQTFDKANQCQVKRVVKEDIDGWLKALPGHSHE; this is translated from the exons ATGAAGGTCTTGTATGgccttttttctctcccGGCCGTTTACGGCCAGGGCTTTAGCACAACCATGCTTCGATTCGGCTGCTCCGAG GTCGTCCTCGATCGCATCGATCCTCTCGTTGAGCCCGGCGGTATTCCCTCTGCTCACGTCCATcaggttgttggagga AATGCGTTCAACGTTACCATGCCCTACAGCGATATTTCCAAGCTAGCGACATGCACAACATGCTCGTTTGATCAAGATTTGAGCAACTACTGGACTGCCAACGTGTACTTTAAGGCTCGAAACGGAACCTACAAGCGTGTTCCCCAGATGGTCAATGAT AGCTTTTACAAAGCTGGCATCACCGTATACTATACGGCTCCTGGTCCTAAAACCGTTACTGCCTTTAAGCCAGGCTTCAGAATGTTCACTGGCGATGCAGCACGCCGCACCTCGACTGGCCTTGGTCGCAAGATGCAGAGCTGCTATCGTTGCTACACAG GTCCCAACTTCCAGGGCAACACCATGAGCCCCTGCATGGATCCTAAGCTTGACACCGAGAGCtttccaacaactccatGCCCCGGAGGCATCCGCAGCAGTGTTATCTTCCCCAT CTGCTGGGACGGGAAGAACCTCGACACTCCGAACCACATGGACCACGTTGCTCACCCTACGTCCGGGCCTGCCACCTTTGCCGTTGTCGATGCTGCCTGCCCTGCGAGCCATCCGGTCAAGATCCCACAGGTCCACTACGAGGCaagtggttgttgtcgtggCTTTGAT ATCGTCTGGGATACCCGtgccttcaacaacaggGCTGAATGGCCCGCCGATGGCTCTCAGCCTTTTGTACTGAGCCAGGGAGACCC GACCGGCTACGGCCAACATGGCGACTATGTCTTTGGCTGGAAGGACGACACTCTCCAGCACGCCATGGACAACCGCTGCTTTGCTGCCACATGCCGTGGTTTAACGACGCAGACCTTTGATAAGGCTAACCAGTGCCAGGTCAAGAGAGTGGTTAAGGAGGATATCGACGGCT GGCTCAAGGCTTTGCCGGGTCATTCACACGAGTGA
- a CDS encoding hypothetical protein (EggNog:ENOG503PYJR), with translation MFEQGGGDPFTLPIITRAAVSSSKPVFVEHPKAVASLRASRTSEMDPKAGGSVSTVRGKQQSQSSIEVGREVENTVKRNRHSVADLRMAFEQAVLARSSGKSSVSKHPKSESASPNKKAISERTYQAEPGQANNRKHPSSETPPRARNSDHTEAPASEPINRRRTRALAEAFEHGGKLGSTPSRPLLQARTLSVKISTVKPPPNESPTKQSKEKAMARLSDSGVGRRILPGPPPSPFLQHWRTRRETAPVKSGPSLPIMVSTTVAVRTHRDSSSTTASSSSFSRRSTTPFPAKVEEALRKSSRGYGNLSQDGAGEGTATKESPVKDRIGMFEHLSRPRTVSSTSGSQKSRGSSSNKLVKSRNSVRRPSVSELRRGARALRALSLTGRRESKPVAAGMKTAEGTTKVTITTRHSVGVVQQSTAGKPLGSRVLRANTTTTAKPDGLSLTPRRDSSFFVKGTMWRVPRTNPAPAGKQQEPISSKPAPQPSYEPPSSAELVNKTATTKPTLFHPTSARDGRILPDRKSYGTLETKHSWETSTTAPTMVVSDPFLDKASLSKTRDIIPVTGDGNCFHHHRDSPPVVKGGVVIHQATTTSIISVSPTASHYSPGNVTPGHETAKVQRPVAVTKKHLQQSLYPSSLGKKGGEAWRNKAGGVGPVLSPDLVHAVKQGGGNRRSSLSWGKRAAAAALGIGRRLRERRASSSAARHQAGGGNLISPRKMMQERSSREGSAVGGGGGGNREEDWDVVVATPNCRLQHPRPSRVVDWRRWEEEETRGGGGEAGEDGGKRVILGQGQGERTMGWPKL, from the coding sequence ATGTTTGAacaaggaggtggtgaccCTTTTACCttgcccatcatcactcgTGCAGCAGTGAGTTCTTCCAAGCCGGTCTTTGTCGAGCACCCCAAAGCTGTTGCAAGCCTCAGAGCGTCGAGGACGAGCGAGATGGATCCCAAGGCAGGCGGCAGTGTCTCGACAGTCAGAGGCAAGCAACAGAGCCAGTCATCCATCGAGGTAGGACGAGAGGTGGAAAATACCGTCAAGAGAAACAGACACAGCGTGGCGGATTTGCGCATGGCATTTGAGCAAGCTGTGTTGGCTAGATCGTCAGGCAAGTCGTCCGTGTCAAAGCATCCCAAGAGCGAGTCTGCCAGTCCAAACAAGAAAGCGATTTCAGAACGAACCTACCAAGCCGAGCCAGGTCAGGCAAACAACCGCAAGCACCCGAGCTCCGAAACACCGCCGAGGGCACGCAACAGTGACCACACGGAAGCGCCAGCCAGCGAGCCCATCAACAGAAGACGCACTCGAGCCCTCGCCGAAGCCTTTGAACACGGGGGCAAATTGGGAAGCACCCCATCGAGGCCGCTGCTCCAAGCACGAACACTCTCTGTCAAAATCTCCACCGTcaagcctcctcccaacGAAAGTCCCACCAAGCAGTCAAAGGAAAAGGCGATGGCCCGCCTCAGTGACAGTGGTGTCGGACGGAGGATACTACCAGgaccaccaccgtcgcctTTTTTACAACACTGGAGAACCAGACGGGAGACCGCTCCTGTCAAATCCGGACCCAGTCTTCCCATCATGGTCTCCACCACGGTTGCTGTCAGGACACACCGCGACTCGAGCAGCACtactgcttcttcttcctccttctcccgaCGGTCTACCACCCCTTTTCCGGCAAAAGTGGAGGAGGCACTTCGCAAGTCGTCGAGAGGGTATGGAAACTTGTCCCAAGATGGTGCTGGGGAAGGTACTGCTACCAAGGAGTCTCCTGTCAAGGATAGGATCGGCATGTTTGAACACCTTAGTCGTCCGAGAACGGTGAGCTCAACCTCGGGGTCTCAGAAGAGCAGAGGGTCATCGTCGAACAAGCTGGTGAAGTCTCGCAATTCGGTGAGACGGCCTTCGGTGTCTGAGTTGAGACGAGGAGCAAGGGCGCTGAGAGCATTGTCGTTGACGGGACGGAGGGAGAGCAAGCCGGTGGCGGCTGGGATGAAGACCGCTGAGGGTACGACGAAGGTGACCATCACAACAAGACACAGCGTCGGGGTTGTCCAGCAGAGCACCGCCGGCAAGCCTCTGGGCAGCAGAGTCTTGCGCGCgaataccaccaccactgcaaAGCCAGACGGGCTGTCTCTCACTCCTAGGCGTGACTCGAGCTTTTTTGTCAAGGGGACCATGTGGAGGGTTCCGCGGACGAATCCTGCGCCGGCGGGGAAACAACAAGAGCCCATCTCTTCCAagccagcaccacaaccTAGCTACGAACCGCCCTCTTCCGCCGAACTCGTCAACAagactgccaccaccaagccgaCGCTTTTCCACCCCACCAGCGCAAGAGATGGCCGCATCCTCCCCGACAGGAAGAGCTACGGCACCCTCGAGACGAAACACAGCTGGGAGACGAGCACGACTGCCCCCACCATGGTGGTTTCTGATCCATTCTTGGACAAGGCCTCTTTATCCAAGACGAGGGATATAATCCCAGTCACAGGTGATGGCAATTgctttcaccaccaccgcgaTTCACCGCCTGTTGtgaagggtggtgttgttatTCACCAAGCTACTACCACCTCGATCATTAGCGTTAGTCCCACGGCTAGCCATTACTCTCCTGGCAATGTCACGCCCGGCCATGAAACAGCAAAGGTACAGCGTCCTGTAGCTGTTACAAAGAAGCATCTTCAGCAGAGTTtatacccctcctccttgggcaaaaaggggggtgaagcGTGGAGGAATAAAGCTGGCGGTGTGGGCCCGGTCTTGAGTCCAGATCTGGTGCACGCGGTGAAacagggaggggggaacagACGTTCCAGTTTGAgctgggggaagagggcggcggcggcggcgttggggatcgggaggcggttgagggaACGGAGAGCTAGTTCGAGTGCTGCTAGACATcaggcgggaggggggaattTGATCAGTCCGAGAAAGATGATGCAGGAGAGGAGTAGTCGGGAGGGGAGTgcggttgggggaggaggaggagggaataGAGAAGAGGATtgggatgttgttgttgctacGCCGAATTGTAGGTTGCAGCATCCTAGGCCGTCGAGGGTTGTtgattggaggaggtgggaggaggaggagactaggggtggtggtggagaggctggagaagatggtggtaAGAGGGTTATTTTGGGGCAAGGACAGGGAGAGAGAACCATGGGTTGGCCCAAACTGtag
- a CDS encoding hypothetical protein (EggNog:ENOG503P9T2), translating to MSRVPIRNLFLFSTALLIRPCQAFSLSEWLSKDPYEDGGTVQEQIQCYALPYGAIGMASHILTYFTAYMLSRGRNPILVWKRLKHRRFNLSVAAVGFVITLVLTSLTMARCRCTWPFILVALWKLVLSVTLTGMTIQAAWETHDEPKKEKQPKVVEEEQGYVAYGHGGYGYDYPESTYQRTPTDDRPGPRTSAADVHLGHYYPLKAPMGTGSRVRLTQREDDGDDDEWHGYHLPGLKGRYHRVWYWVPLYVLGVVVGFVGIMNIVSKHIMGNQQLSIITGVFGGVVLLMVLVVIVLSWLMMSGSGGCVGIVGVGCLAATGVAVFMLSVLFAFYTDWVMAALAEDLVGTPSRDNAVFYWTYFAAKRLPMVSF from the coding sequence atgtcaAGAGTACCAATACGAaatcttttcctcttctctaCAGCCCTCCTCATTCGCCCATGTCAAGCGTTCAGCCTGAGCGAATGGCTCTCCAAAGACCCCTACGAGGACGGCGGCACCGTCCAGGAGCAAATCCAATGCTACGCGCTCCCCTACGGCGCCATCGGAATGGCCAGCCACATTCTCACCTACTTCACTGCGTATATGCTCTCCCGCGGCAGAAACCCAATTCTCGTCTGGAAACGGCTCAAACATCGACGGTTCAACCTCtctgttgctgccgttgggttTGTCATTACACTTGTCTTGACATCACTGACCATGGCGAGATGTCGATGCACATGGCCGTTTATCTTGGTCGCATTATGGAAGCTGGTGTTGTCGGTCACATTAACGGGCATGACCATCCAGGCGGCATGGGAGACACATGATGAGCCcaagaaagaaaagcaaccaaaggttgtggaggaggagcaagggTACGTTGCGTATGGGCATGGTGGGTACGGCTATGATTATCCCGAATCGACGTATCAGAGGACACCAACGGATGACCGTCCTGGACCGAGGACTTCGGCGGCGGATGTGCATTTGGGGCATTACTACCCTCTCAAAGCGCCGATGGGAACGGGGAGTAGGGTTAGATTGACTCAGCGGGaggacgatggtgatgacgacgaaTGGCATGGGTATCATTTGCCAGGGCTGAAGGGGAGGTATCATCGGGTGTGGTATTGGGTCCCGTTGTATGTGCTTGGGGTCGTCGTCGGGTTTGTGGGCATCATGAATATCGTGTCAAAGCATATCATGGGGAACCAGCAGTTGAGTATCATTACTGGGGTGTTTGGGGGTGTTGTGCTCCTGATGGTCCTGGTGGTGATTGTCCTGTCGtggctgatgatgagtggAAGTGGAGGATGCGTGGGGATTGTGGGAGTCGGTTGTCTGGCAGCGACAGGAGTTGCTGTGTTCATGTTGAGCGTTCTGTTTGCCTTTTACACTGACTGGGTGATGGCTGCGCTGGCTGAGGATTTGGTGGGAACGCCATCGCGGGACAATGCTGTGTTTTACTGGACGTATTTTGCCGCGAAGAGGTTACCAATGGTGTCTTTCTGA
- the NIT2 gene encoding Carbon-nitrogen hydrolase (EggNog:ENOG503NW7Z; COG:E), whose protein sequence is MSLIAIGQLTSTSSLPHNLTQCRTLIARAASLNCKALFLPEASDYIASSPTESLSLCQPTNKSEFVTGLRAEAKKHKLAIHVGIHEPSWTDPKTKIRNTVIWIDENGHIVHTYQKVHLFDVDLGESGGPVLKESAVVEAGEKVGEVWDVEGVGRVGSAICFDMRFPEMSLALRRRGAEIITYPSAFTVPTGKAHWEVLLRARAIETQSYAVAAAQVGRHNEKRVSYGHSMIVDPWGKIVAEIKGREGEDNPEPEIATAVIDRELLAKVRREMPLNRRIDVYPEI, encoded by the exons ATGTCCCTCATAGCCATCGGCCAACTgacatccacctcctccctcccccacaacctcacccaaTGCCGCACCCTCATCGCCCgcgccgcctccctcaactgcaaagccctcttcctccccgaaGCCTCCGATTACattgcctcctcccccaccgagtccctctccctctgccaGCCCACCAACAAATCCGAGTTCGTCACCGGCCTCCGCGCCGAAGCCAAAAAACACAAACTGGCCATCCACGTTGGCATCCACGAGCCAAGTTGGACAgaccccaagaccaagatcCGCAACACGGTGATCTGGATAGATGAGAACGGCCACATTGTTCATACCTATCAGAAGGTGCACTTGTTTGATGTTGACCTGGGGGAGAGCGGAGGGCcggtgttgaaggagagtGCAGTGGTtgaggcgggggagaaggtcGGGGAGGTATGGGACGtagagggggtggggagggtggggagcGCGATTTGTTTTGAT ATGCGCTTTCCAGAGATGAGTTTGGCGTTGCGACGAAGGGGCGCAGAGATCATCACCTATCCTTCTGCTTTTACAGTCCCAACAGGAAAGGCACATTGGGAAGTGCTTTTACGGGCGAGGGCGATAGAGACACAGTCTTatgccgttgctgctgcgCAGGTCGGGAGACATAATGAGAAGAGGGTTAGTTACGGGCACAGCATGATTGTTGATCCATGGGGCAAGATCGTGGCCGAGATCAAGGGGcgtgaaggagaagacaaTCCAGAGCCAGAGATTGCTACTGCTGTGATTGATAGGGAGCTGCTGGccaaggtgaggagggaaaTGCCGTTGAATCGGAGGAT AGATGTTTATCCAGAGATTTGA
- a CDS encoding hypothetical protein (COG:T; EggNog:ENOG503PBV9), producing MGPLSQRGWVLQEHALARRAIFFTEKQTYWECGEGVMCQCMTMMKNQLAMFLGNPNFPNLISKDSQGEKIQRYQKLHTASYPRSRQWVALVCLMRDLRRRDCSGGAYYGFTAGTRRRWSGSSLVSSKPLALCLPGRAWLYEGGIEYISLPFGEIQWYELTSLWFGDAQSLSPASDGRGPYSQGSLLAKARDYDVSSAGGGERRIEMDSPGGSEQKETKCGFRVNEVRDA from the exons ATGGGACCGCTGAGTCAACGCGGATGGGTGCTCCAGGAGCATGcgctggcgaggagggcgataTTCTTTACTGAGAAGCAGACTTATTGGgagtgtggtgagggtgtcaTGTGTCAGTGTATGACGATGATGAAAAA CCAACTCGCGATGTTTCTTGGTAACCCCAATTTTCCCAACCTAATCTCCAAAGACTCACAGGGAGAGAAAATACAGCGGTATCAAAAGCTGCAT ACCGCATCTTATCCGCGCTCAAGGCAATGGGTGGCTTTGGTGTGTTTGATGAGGGAcctgagaagaagggacTGCTCAGGAGGAGCTTACTATGGATTCACAGCAGGGACACGGAGAAGATGGTCAGGATCAAGTTTGGTGTCGAGCAAGCCATTAGCTTTGTGCCTTCCTGGTCGTGCATGGCTTTATGAAGGAGGGATAGAGTACATCAGTCTGCCGTTTGGGGAGATCCAGTGGTATGAGCTGACGAGTCTCTGGTTTGGCGACGCGCAGAGCCTATCTCCGGCTAGCGATGGGAGGGGGCCTTACAGTCAAGGGTCGTTACTTGCTAAAGCTAGGGACTATGACGTTTCAAGtgcggggggtggggaaagGAGGATTGAAATGGATAGTCCTGGGGGTTCGGAGCAGAAGGAGACGAAGTGTGGTTTTAGGGTCAACGAGGTCCGTGAtgcttga
- the STE2 gene encoding pheromone alpha factor receptor (COG:S; EggNog:ENOG503P00C), giving the protein MSTPTSTTLAPGPPPTNFNPSTQTFILLAPAPPSGELAPVPLTPKEVSEIYADASSLSILYGSQIGACISILAVVLLMTPLPRFKRWPTIISILALALNTTRMVLLSLFYPSSWASLTALFLGDYSAVSQNDINISVAATLLSVPVTMLIYAALFVQAWSMLSLWRDVWKWLAIGVSIGVGLVTVGFNFAGAVIQARGVLGMTVPRDGVWVRQVYLGMMTGGICWFCFLFNVRLVMHMWETRSVLPGWKGLKAMDVLVICNGVLMFVPVVFAALEFASFTNFESASLTQTSVIVVLPLGVLVAQRLAAAPSRYASPTCATTGMTGSSSMGSNPRSRNQTSSMATQRPLLSHDRRGSAASYNAHGFQGKNHVTVSADQQQCPRRHSRKDHPDDLITEVEKPSSQHHSPFSPLSPTFGEKGGAGLRMPDAAGQESNNGGVMVEREIRVERDGLSAAEVRNSDGS; this is encoded by the exons ATgtccaccccaacctccaccaccctcgccccgGGGCCTCCACCAACAAACTTCAACCCCTCAACCCAaaccttcatcctcctcgccccggCCCCCCCATCAGGCGAACTCGCGCCcgtccccctcaccccaaaGGAAGTCTCCGAAATCTACGCCGacgcctcctccctgtcGATCCTCTACGGCTCCCAAATCGGGGCCTGCATCTCTATCCTCgccgtcgtcctcctcatgaCCCCCCTCCCACGATTCAAGCGCTGGCCGACAATTATCTCCATCCTTGCCCTCGCGCTCAACACGACGAGAATGGTCCTCCTCAGTTTGTTTTACCCGTCCTCCTGGGCGTCGCTGACGGCGCTTTTTCTCGGGGATTACTCGGCCGTCTCGCAGAACGATATCAATATCTCTGTTGCTGCCACGTTGTTGTCTGTCCCGGTCACGATGCTGATCTATGCCGCGCTGTTTGTGCAGGCGTGGAGTATGTTGAGTTTGTGGAGGGATGTGTGGAAGTGGCTTGCCATTGGGGTGAGTAtcggggttgggttggtcaCTGTTGGGTTCAACTTTGCGGGTGCGGTTATTCAGGCtaggggggtgttggggatgacGGTGCCAAGGGACGGGGTGTGGGTGAGGCAGGTGTatttggggatgatgacgggggGGATTTGCTggttttgcttcttgttTAATGTTAGGTTGGTGATGCATATGTGGGAGACTAGGAGTGTGCTGCCGGGGTGGAAGGGCTTGAAGGCGATGGATGTGTTGGTTATTTGTAAcggggtgttgatgtttgtgCCCG TGGTCTTCGCAGCATTGGAGttcgcctccttcaccaatTTTGAATCGGCCTCTTTGACGCAGACGTCTGTTATTGTTGTTCTTCCCCTTGGGGTGTTGGTCGCGCAACGGCTTGCTGCGGCACCGTCACGATACGCCTCGCCGACTTGCGCAACCACCGGCATGACCGGCAGCTCAAGCATGGGCTCCAACCCCCGATCGAGAAACCAAACCTCCAGCATGGCCACCCAGCGTCCACTCCTCAGTCACGACCGTCGTGGCAGCGCAGCCTCCTACAACGCCCACGGCTTCCAAGGCAAGAACCACGTTACTGTTTCTGCTGACCAACAACAATGCCCCCGCCGTCACAGCAGAAAGGACCACCCTGACGATTTGATCAcggaggtggagaagccgAGCAGTCAGCACCACAGCCCTTTTTCGCCTTTGTCACCTACGTTTGGAGAGAAGGGAGGCGCTGGTTTGAGGATGCCAGATGCCGCTGGGCAGGAAAGTAACAACGGgggtgtgatggttgagagggagattagggtggagagggacgGCTTGAGCGCGGCGGAGGTGAGAAACTCAGATGGCTCGTAG